The following are encoded in a window of Carya illinoinensis cultivar Pawnee chromosome 15, C.illinoinensisPawnee_v1, whole genome shotgun sequence genomic DNA:
- the LOC122297353 gene encoding CBS domain-containing protein CBSX5-like, with the protein MVLFSLSLPSLLFPPRVFSPPCLSFSFFTINGNEISRILHAEPILSDLCLGKPALRSLPISATVADALVALKNTDDNFISVWDCVDHSAKVEFGHDNVGVGCECRCVGKVCMVDVICYLCRDENLLSPSAALKAPVSAILPKIPGLVRHLEPSSRLWEAINLILQGAQNLVVLIQTKLSSYSRRKQLQKPSTTGPTTIHNGRKFYWLTQEDVIRFLLGSIGLFSPLPVLSVDTLGIITTDILAIDYYSPASSAIGAISRSLCEQTSVADSGIWLRRFWTYGKHALFIQF; encoded by the exons ATGgttttattttccctctctcttccctctctcctTTTTCCTCCCCGCGTTTTCTCTCCCCCATgcctctctttttcatttttcaccatcAACGGAAACGAAATCTCTCGGATTCTTCACGCAGAACCGATTTTATCAGACCTCTGTCTCGGCAAACCAGCCCTGAGGTCCTTGCCCATTTCTGCCACCGTCGCTGACGCTTTGGTGGCCTTGAAAAATACCGACGACAACTTCATCAGCGTATGGGACTGCGTCGATCACTCGGCCAAGGTTGAGTTTGGTCACGACAACGTCGGCGTTGGCTGTGAGTGCCGTTGCGTTGGCAAGGTGTGCATGGTGGATGTGATATGCTATCTTTGCAGGGATGAGAATCTGTTGTCTCCTTCTGCTGCCCTGAAGGCGCCTGTTTCTGCAATCTTGCCAAAGATTCCTGGACTCGTGAGGCATCTGGAGCCATCTTCGAG ATTGTGGGAAGCCATCAATCTGATTCTGCAAGGAGCCCAGAACCTTGTGGTACTGATACAAACCAAACTAAGCAGCTATTCAAGAAGAAAACAGCTCCAAAAACCCTCGACCACCGGCCCTACTACCATCCACAACGGCCGCAAATTCTACTGGTTGACTCAAGAGGACGTGATCCGGTTCCTTCTCGGCTCCATCGGGCTCTTCTCCCCGCTCCCGGTGCTCTCTGTTGACACTCTTGGCATTATCACCACCGACATCTTAGCCATTGACTATTATTCCCCTGCCTCTTCGGCAATTGGAGCTATATCCCGCTCTCTCTGTGAGCAGACTTCAGTGGCTGATTCTG gGATATGGCTAAGGAGGTTTTGGACTTATGGAAAACATGCACTTTTCATCCAATTTTaa